From a region of the Tursiops truncatus isolate mTurTru1 chromosome 13, mTurTru1.mat.Y, whole genome shotgun sequence genome:
- the SSH1 gene encoding protein phosphatase Slingshot homolog 1 isoform X4: MINLLRCEDRIKLAVRLESAWAERARYMVVVDSSGRQDTEESILLGVDFSSKESKSCTIGMVLRLWSDTKIHLDGDGGFSVSTAGRMHIFKPVSVQAMWSALQVLHKACEVARRHNYFPGGVALLWASYYESCIGSEQSCINEWNAMQDLESTRPDSPALFADKPTEGERTERLIKAKLRSIMMSQDLENVTSKEIRNELEKQMNCNLKEFKEFIDNEMLLILGQMDKPSLIFDHLYLGSEWNASNLEELQGSGVDYILNVTREIDNFFPGLFAYHNIRVYDEETTDLLAHWNEAYHFINKAKKNHSKCLVHCKMGVSRSASTVIAYAMKEFGWPLEKAYNYVKQKRSITRPNAGFMRQLSEYEGILDASKQRHNKLWRQQPVDDPAGPGDFLPETLDGSPEAQPPCLDAAAQPGFPGSGTPGGPALPCCLRRLSDPLLHCPRDETGGWVPLEDLERDALLEEAAQPAEASKPAGHAPGGPGLCEKEVKKKPEFGSPHARGGASPQVEEMEREEAPGAGKWGQPVTELDNLLNWENLNNNNSKRSCPDDFEHDAIFGILNKVKPSYKSCADCMYPAVSGIPEAFGERCKNPGAPAICTQPTFLPHLTSSPMAHVASRSRASEKLSSGPTETPPCLPPAGSRRPDISSPGAGAAPELPASLLEPSRETHKVLPKSLLLKNSHCVKNAPNMEVAKDDSPPKKDPKPAKDLRLLFSKEAEKPTANSYLMQHQESIIQLQKAGLVRKHTKELERLKGTPADLAAPCKDGPASRLEASIPEESQDPALPGQAQGDEKPEAGPPPSEGAPLKSPPLFLCRPDHTSHFSKDFLKTICYTPTSSSMSSNLTRSSSSDSIHSVRGKPGLVKQRTQEIETRLRLAGLTVSSPLKRSHSLAKLGSLNLSTEDLSSEADVSTVADSQDARLSESSFLHEPPVAPRTPTATSKPSGKSAPENLKSPSWMSKS, from the exons ATGATCAACCTTCTGCGTTGTGAAGATAGAATCAAGCTG GCTGTGCGCTTGGAGAGCGCCTGGGCTGAGCGGGCCCGCTACATGGTGGTGGTGGACAGCAGCGGGCGCCAGGACACGGAGGAGAGTATCCTGCTGGGAGTCGACTTTTCCAGTAAGGAAAG TAAAAGCTGTACCATTGGGATGGTTCTCCGACTGTGGAGCGACACAAAAATCCACCTCGATGGAGACGG tgGATTCAGCGTCAGCACGGCAGGAAGGATGCACATCTTCAAGCCCGTGTCTGTCCAGGCCATGTG gTCTGCCCTGCAGGTCCTCCACAAGGCCTGCGAGGTGGCACGCAGGCACAACTACTTCCCCGGGGGCGTGGCGCTGCTCTGGGCCTCCTACTACGAGAGCTGCATTGGCTCCGAGCAGAGCTGCATCAACGAGTGGAACGCCATGCAGGACCTGGAGTCCACGAGGCCCGACTCCCCCGCCCTGTTCGCGGACAA GCCAACTGAAGGGGAGAGGACGGAGCGTCTCATCAAAGCCAAACTCCGGAGCATCATGATGAGTCAGGACCTGGAGAACGTGACGTCCAAGGAA ATCCGTAATGAATTAGAGAAACAGATGAACTGTAACTTGAAAGAATTCAAGGAATTCATAGACAACGAGATGCTCCTTATCTTGGGACAGATGGACAAGCCCTCCCTCATCTTCGACCACCTTTATCTC GGCTCTGAATGGAATGCATCCAATCTGGAGGAACTGCAGGGCTCAGG tgttgACTACATTTTAAACGTCACTagagaaatagataattttttcCCTGGCTTATTTGCGTATCATAACATCCGAGTCTATGATGAAGAGACCACAGACCTCCTCGCCCACTGGAACGAGGCGTACCATTTTATAAACAAAGCAAA GAAGAACCACTCCAAGTGCCTGGTACATTGCAAAATGGGCGTCAGTCGCTCTGCTTCCACGGTCATAGCCTACGCGATGAAGGAATTTGGCTGGCCCCTGGAGAAAGCCTACAACTACGTGAAGCAAAAACGCAGCATCACACGCCCCAACGCGGGCTTTATGAGGCAGCTGTCTGAGTATGAAGGCATCTTGGACGCCAG CAAACAACGGCACAACAAGCTGTGGCGCCAGCAGCCTGTGGATGACCCAGCGGGGCCTGGGGACTTCCTGCCGGAGACCCTGGACGGCAGCCCGGAAGCCCAGCCGCCCTGCCTGGACGCCGCCGCCCAGCCTGGGTTCCCGGGCAGCGGGACCCCGGGGGGACCCGCTCTCCCCTGCTGTCTCCGGCGACTCTCAGACCCCCTGTTGCACTGCCCCAGAGACGAGACGGGCGGCTGGGTCCCCCTGGAGGATCTGGAGAGGGATGCTCTGCTGGAAGAAGCCGCTCAGCCGGCAGAGGCATCCAAGCCGGCCGGACACGCCCCAGGAGGTCCTGGACTCTGTGAGAAGGAAGTGAAGAAGAAACCAGAGTTTGGGAGCCCCCACGCCCGGGGTGGCGCGTCGCCGCAGGTGGAGGAGATGGAAAGGGAGGAGGCCCCGGGAGCAGGGAAGTGGGGGCAGCCTGTTACTGAGCTCGATAACCTGCTGAATTGGGAAAAcctaaataacaacaacagcaagagGAGCTGCCCGGACGACTTCGAG CACGATGCGATCTTTGGGATCCTTAACAAAGTGAAGCCTTCCTACAAATCCTGCGCCGACTGCATGTACCCTGCAGTCAGCGGGATTCCCGAGGCCTTCGGGGAGCGATGCAAGAACCCCGGTGCTCCCGCCATCTGCACCCAGCCCACCTTCCTGCCCCACCTCACGTCTTCCCCCATGGCCCATGTGGCCAGCAGGTCCCGAGCTTCAGAGAAACTGTCCTCTGGCCCAACCGAAACTCCCCCATGCCTACCACCAGCAGGCTCGAGGAGGCCAGACATCAGtagccctggggctggggctgccccAGAGCTACCAGCCAGCCTTTTGGAACCTTCCAGAGAGACTCACAAAGTCCTACCAAAGTCCCTCCTTTTGAAGAATTCTCACTGTGTTAAGAACGCTCCCAACATGGAAGTAGCGAAGGACGACTCGCCACCCAAGAAAGATCCGAAGCCAGCCAAGGACCTGCGGCTCCTGTTCAGTAAAGAAGCCGAGAAACCGACAGCCAACAGCTACCTGATGCAGCACCAGGAATCCATCATCCAGCTGCAGAAGGCGGGCTTGGTCCGCAAGCACACCAAAGAACTAGAGAGGCTGAAGGGCACGCCGGCCGACCTGGCGGCCCCCTGCAAGGATGGCCCCGCCAGCAGGCTGGAGGCCAGCATCCCCGAGGAGAGCCAGGACCCGGCTCTGCCTGGCCAGGCCCAGGGCGACGAGAAGCCCGAGGCTGGCCCCCCTCCGTCAGAAGGAGCCCCACTGAAGAGCCCCCCGCTCTTCCTCTGCCGCCCAGACCACACCAGTCACTTCTCAAAAGACTTCCTGAAGACCATCTGCTACACCCCGACCTCATCCTCCATGAGCTCCAACCTGACCCGGAGCTCAAGCAGCGACAGCATCCACAGCGTCCGTGGGAAGCCCGGGTTGGTGAAGCAGCGCACGCAGGAGATCGAGACCCGGCTCCGGCTGGCGGGCCTCACGGTCTCGTCCCCGCTCAAGCGCTCTCACTCCCTCGCCAAGCTCGGGAGCCTCAACCTCTCGACGGAGGACCTGTCCAGTGAGGCCGACGTGTCCACCGTGGCTGACTCCCAGGATGCCAGGTTGAGCGAGTCTTCCTTCTTGCATGAGCCCCCAGTGGCCCCCAGGACCCCAACTGCAACCTCTAAACCATCAGGGAAATCTGCCCCGGAAAACTTGAAAAGCCCTTCGTGGATGAGCAAAAGCTGA
- the SSH1 gene encoding protein phosphatase Slingshot homolog 1 isoform X5: MVVVDSSGRQDTEESILLGVDFSSKESKSCTIGMVLRLWSDTKIHLDGDGGFSVSTAGRMHIFKPVSVQAMWSALQVLHKACEVARRHNYFPGGVALLWASYYESCIGSEQSCINEWNAMQDLESTRPDSPALFADKPTEGERTERLIKAKLRSIMMSQDLENVTSKEIRNELEKQMNCNLKEFKEFIDNEMLLILGQMDKPSLIFDHLYLGSEWNASNLEELQGSGVDYILNVTREIDNFFPGLFAYHNIRVYDEETTDLLAHWNEAYHFINKAKKNHSKCLVHCKMGVSRSASTVIAYAMKEFGWPLEKAYNYVKQKRSITRPNAGFMRQLSEYEGILDASKQRHNKLWRQQPVDDPAGPGDFLPETLDGSPEAQPPCLDAAAQPGFPGSGTPGGPALPCCLRRLSDPLLHCPRDETGGWVPLEDLERDALLEEAAQPAEASKPAGHAPGGPGLCEKEVKKKPEFGSPHARGGASPQVEEMEREEAPGAGKWGQPVTELDNLLNWENLNNNNSKRSCPDDFEHDAIFGILNKVKPSYKSCADCMYPAVSGIPEAFGERCKNPGAPAICTQPTFLPHLTSSPMAHVASRSRASEKLSSGPTETPPCLPPAGSRRPDISSPGAGAAPELPASLLEPSRETHKVLPKSLLLKNSHCVKNAPNMEVAKDDSPPKKDPKPAKDLRLLFSKEAEKPTANSYLMQHQESIIQLQKAGLVRKHTKELERLKGTPADLAAPCKDGPASRLEASIPEESQDPALPGQAQGDEKPEAGPPPSEGAPLKSPPLFLCRPDHTSHFSKDFLKTICYTPTSSSMSSNLTRSSSSDSIHSVRGKPGLVKQRTQEIETRLRLAGLTVSSPLKRSHSLAKLGSLNLSTEDLSSEADVSTVADSQDARLSESSFLHEPPVAPRTPTATSKPSGKSAPENLKSPSWMSKS; the protein is encoded by the exons ATGGTGGTGGTGGACAGCAGCGGGCGCCAGGACACGGAGGAGAGTATCCTGCTGGGAGTCGACTTTTCCAGTAAGGAAAG TAAAAGCTGTACCATTGGGATGGTTCTCCGACTGTGGAGCGACACAAAAATCCACCTCGATGGAGACGG tgGATTCAGCGTCAGCACGGCAGGAAGGATGCACATCTTCAAGCCCGTGTCTGTCCAGGCCATGTG gTCTGCCCTGCAGGTCCTCCACAAGGCCTGCGAGGTGGCACGCAGGCACAACTACTTCCCCGGGGGCGTGGCGCTGCTCTGGGCCTCCTACTACGAGAGCTGCATTGGCTCCGAGCAGAGCTGCATCAACGAGTGGAACGCCATGCAGGACCTGGAGTCCACGAGGCCCGACTCCCCCGCCCTGTTCGCGGACAA GCCAACTGAAGGGGAGAGGACGGAGCGTCTCATCAAAGCCAAACTCCGGAGCATCATGATGAGTCAGGACCTGGAGAACGTGACGTCCAAGGAA ATCCGTAATGAATTAGAGAAACAGATGAACTGTAACTTGAAAGAATTCAAGGAATTCATAGACAACGAGATGCTCCTTATCTTGGGACAGATGGACAAGCCCTCCCTCATCTTCGACCACCTTTATCTC GGCTCTGAATGGAATGCATCCAATCTGGAGGAACTGCAGGGCTCAGG tgttgACTACATTTTAAACGTCACTagagaaatagataattttttcCCTGGCTTATTTGCGTATCATAACATCCGAGTCTATGATGAAGAGACCACAGACCTCCTCGCCCACTGGAACGAGGCGTACCATTTTATAAACAAAGCAAA GAAGAACCACTCCAAGTGCCTGGTACATTGCAAAATGGGCGTCAGTCGCTCTGCTTCCACGGTCATAGCCTACGCGATGAAGGAATTTGGCTGGCCCCTGGAGAAAGCCTACAACTACGTGAAGCAAAAACGCAGCATCACACGCCCCAACGCGGGCTTTATGAGGCAGCTGTCTGAGTATGAAGGCATCTTGGACGCCAG CAAACAACGGCACAACAAGCTGTGGCGCCAGCAGCCTGTGGATGACCCAGCGGGGCCTGGGGACTTCCTGCCGGAGACCCTGGACGGCAGCCCGGAAGCCCAGCCGCCCTGCCTGGACGCCGCCGCCCAGCCTGGGTTCCCGGGCAGCGGGACCCCGGGGGGACCCGCTCTCCCCTGCTGTCTCCGGCGACTCTCAGACCCCCTGTTGCACTGCCCCAGAGACGAGACGGGCGGCTGGGTCCCCCTGGAGGATCTGGAGAGGGATGCTCTGCTGGAAGAAGCCGCTCAGCCGGCAGAGGCATCCAAGCCGGCCGGACACGCCCCAGGAGGTCCTGGACTCTGTGAGAAGGAAGTGAAGAAGAAACCAGAGTTTGGGAGCCCCCACGCCCGGGGTGGCGCGTCGCCGCAGGTGGAGGAGATGGAAAGGGAGGAGGCCCCGGGAGCAGGGAAGTGGGGGCAGCCTGTTACTGAGCTCGATAACCTGCTGAATTGGGAAAAcctaaataacaacaacagcaagagGAGCTGCCCGGACGACTTCGAG CACGATGCGATCTTTGGGATCCTTAACAAAGTGAAGCCTTCCTACAAATCCTGCGCCGACTGCATGTACCCTGCAGTCAGCGGGATTCCCGAGGCCTTCGGGGAGCGATGCAAGAACCCCGGTGCTCCCGCCATCTGCACCCAGCCCACCTTCCTGCCCCACCTCACGTCTTCCCCCATGGCCCATGTGGCCAGCAGGTCCCGAGCTTCAGAGAAACTGTCCTCTGGCCCAACCGAAACTCCCCCATGCCTACCACCAGCAGGCTCGAGGAGGCCAGACATCAGtagccctggggctggggctgccccAGAGCTACCAGCCAGCCTTTTGGAACCTTCCAGAGAGACTCACAAAGTCCTACCAAAGTCCCTCCTTTTGAAGAATTCTCACTGTGTTAAGAACGCTCCCAACATGGAAGTAGCGAAGGACGACTCGCCACCCAAGAAAGATCCGAAGCCAGCCAAGGACCTGCGGCTCCTGTTCAGTAAAGAAGCCGAGAAACCGACAGCCAACAGCTACCTGATGCAGCACCAGGAATCCATCATCCAGCTGCAGAAGGCGGGCTTGGTCCGCAAGCACACCAAAGAACTAGAGAGGCTGAAGGGCACGCCGGCCGACCTGGCGGCCCCCTGCAAGGATGGCCCCGCCAGCAGGCTGGAGGCCAGCATCCCCGAGGAGAGCCAGGACCCGGCTCTGCCTGGCCAGGCCCAGGGCGACGAGAAGCCCGAGGCTGGCCCCCCTCCGTCAGAAGGAGCCCCACTGAAGAGCCCCCCGCTCTTCCTCTGCCGCCCAGACCACACCAGTCACTTCTCAAAAGACTTCCTGAAGACCATCTGCTACACCCCGACCTCATCCTCCATGAGCTCCAACCTGACCCGGAGCTCAAGCAGCGACAGCATCCACAGCGTCCGTGGGAAGCCCGGGTTGGTGAAGCAGCGCACGCAGGAGATCGAGACCCGGCTCCGGCTGGCGGGCCTCACGGTCTCGTCCCCGCTCAAGCGCTCTCACTCCCTCGCCAAGCTCGGGAGCCTCAACCTCTCGACGGAGGACCTGTCCAGTGAGGCCGACGTGTCCACCGTGGCTGACTCCCAGGATGCCAGGTTGAGCGAGTCTTCCTTCTTGCATGAGCCCCCAGTGGCCCCCAGGACCCCAACTGCAACCTCTAAACCATCAGGGAAATCTGCCCCGGAAAACTTGAAAAGCCCTTCGTGGATGAGCAAAAGCTGA
- the SSH1 gene encoding protein phosphatase Slingshot homolog 1 isoform X6, producing MVLRLWSDTKIHLDGDGGFSVSTAGRMHIFKPVSVQAMWSALQVLHKACEVARRHNYFPGGVALLWASYYESCIGSEQSCINEWNAMQDLESTRPDSPALFADKPTEGERTERLIKAKLRSIMMSQDLENVTSKEIRNELEKQMNCNLKEFKEFIDNEMLLILGQMDKPSLIFDHLYLGSEWNASNLEELQGSGVDYILNVTREIDNFFPGLFAYHNIRVYDEETTDLLAHWNEAYHFINKAKKNHSKCLVHCKMGVSRSASTVIAYAMKEFGWPLEKAYNYVKQKRSITRPNAGFMRQLSEYEGILDASKQRHNKLWRQQPVDDPAGPGDFLPETLDGSPEAQPPCLDAAAQPGFPGSGTPGGPALPCCLRRLSDPLLHCPRDETGGWVPLEDLERDALLEEAAQPAEASKPAGHAPGGPGLCEKEVKKKPEFGSPHARGGASPQVEEMEREEAPGAGKWGQPVTELDNLLNWENLNNNNSKRSCPDDFEHDAIFGILNKVKPSYKSCADCMYPAVSGIPEAFGERCKNPGAPAICTQPTFLPHLTSSPMAHVASRSRASEKLSSGPTETPPCLPPAGSRRPDISSPGAGAAPELPASLLEPSRETHKVLPKSLLLKNSHCVKNAPNMEVAKDDSPPKKDPKPAKDLRLLFSKEAEKPTANSYLMQHQESIIQLQKAGLVRKHTKELERLKGTPADLAAPCKDGPASRLEASIPEESQDPALPGQAQGDEKPEAGPPPSEGAPLKSPPLFLCRPDHTSHFSKDFLKTICYTPTSSSMSSNLTRSSSSDSIHSVRGKPGLVKQRTQEIETRLRLAGLTVSSPLKRSHSLAKLGSLNLSTEDLSSEADVSTVADSQDARLSESSFLHEPPVAPRTPTATSKPSGKSAPENLKSPSWMSKS from the exons ATGGTTCTCCGACTGTGGAGCGACACAAAAATCCACCTCGATGGAGACGG tgGATTCAGCGTCAGCACGGCAGGAAGGATGCACATCTTCAAGCCCGTGTCTGTCCAGGCCATGTG gTCTGCCCTGCAGGTCCTCCACAAGGCCTGCGAGGTGGCACGCAGGCACAACTACTTCCCCGGGGGCGTGGCGCTGCTCTGGGCCTCCTACTACGAGAGCTGCATTGGCTCCGAGCAGAGCTGCATCAACGAGTGGAACGCCATGCAGGACCTGGAGTCCACGAGGCCCGACTCCCCCGCCCTGTTCGCGGACAA GCCAACTGAAGGGGAGAGGACGGAGCGTCTCATCAAAGCCAAACTCCGGAGCATCATGATGAGTCAGGACCTGGAGAACGTGACGTCCAAGGAA ATCCGTAATGAATTAGAGAAACAGATGAACTGTAACTTGAAAGAATTCAAGGAATTCATAGACAACGAGATGCTCCTTATCTTGGGACAGATGGACAAGCCCTCCCTCATCTTCGACCACCTTTATCTC GGCTCTGAATGGAATGCATCCAATCTGGAGGAACTGCAGGGCTCAGG tgttgACTACATTTTAAACGTCACTagagaaatagataattttttcCCTGGCTTATTTGCGTATCATAACATCCGAGTCTATGATGAAGAGACCACAGACCTCCTCGCCCACTGGAACGAGGCGTACCATTTTATAAACAAAGCAAA GAAGAACCACTCCAAGTGCCTGGTACATTGCAAAATGGGCGTCAGTCGCTCTGCTTCCACGGTCATAGCCTACGCGATGAAGGAATTTGGCTGGCCCCTGGAGAAAGCCTACAACTACGTGAAGCAAAAACGCAGCATCACACGCCCCAACGCGGGCTTTATGAGGCAGCTGTCTGAGTATGAAGGCATCTTGGACGCCAG CAAACAACGGCACAACAAGCTGTGGCGCCAGCAGCCTGTGGATGACCCAGCGGGGCCTGGGGACTTCCTGCCGGAGACCCTGGACGGCAGCCCGGAAGCCCAGCCGCCCTGCCTGGACGCCGCCGCCCAGCCTGGGTTCCCGGGCAGCGGGACCCCGGGGGGACCCGCTCTCCCCTGCTGTCTCCGGCGACTCTCAGACCCCCTGTTGCACTGCCCCAGAGACGAGACGGGCGGCTGGGTCCCCCTGGAGGATCTGGAGAGGGATGCTCTGCTGGAAGAAGCCGCTCAGCCGGCAGAGGCATCCAAGCCGGCCGGACACGCCCCAGGAGGTCCTGGACTCTGTGAGAAGGAAGTGAAGAAGAAACCAGAGTTTGGGAGCCCCCACGCCCGGGGTGGCGCGTCGCCGCAGGTGGAGGAGATGGAAAGGGAGGAGGCCCCGGGAGCAGGGAAGTGGGGGCAGCCTGTTACTGAGCTCGATAACCTGCTGAATTGGGAAAAcctaaataacaacaacagcaagagGAGCTGCCCGGACGACTTCGAG CACGATGCGATCTTTGGGATCCTTAACAAAGTGAAGCCTTCCTACAAATCCTGCGCCGACTGCATGTACCCTGCAGTCAGCGGGATTCCCGAGGCCTTCGGGGAGCGATGCAAGAACCCCGGTGCTCCCGCCATCTGCACCCAGCCCACCTTCCTGCCCCACCTCACGTCTTCCCCCATGGCCCATGTGGCCAGCAGGTCCCGAGCTTCAGAGAAACTGTCCTCTGGCCCAACCGAAACTCCCCCATGCCTACCACCAGCAGGCTCGAGGAGGCCAGACATCAGtagccctggggctggggctgccccAGAGCTACCAGCCAGCCTTTTGGAACCTTCCAGAGAGACTCACAAAGTCCTACCAAAGTCCCTCCTTTTGAAGAATTCTCACTGTGTTAAGAACGCTCCCAACATGGAAGTAGCGAAGGACGACTCGCCACCCAAGAAAGATCCGAAGCCAGCCAAGGACCTGCGGCTCCTGTTCAGTAAAGAAGCCGAGAAACCGACAGCCAACAGCTACCTGATGCAGCACCAGGAATCCATCATCCAGCTGCAGAAGGCGGGCTTGGTCCGCAAGCACACCAAAGAACTAGAGAGGCTGAAGGGCACGCCGGCCGACCTGGCGGCCCCCTGCAAGGATGGCCCCGCCAGCAGGCTGGAGGCCAGCATCCCCGAGGAGAGCCAGGACCCGGCTCTGCCTGGCCAGGCCCAGGGCGACGAGAAGCCCGAGGCTGGCCCCCCTCCGTCAGAAGGAGCCCCACTGAAGAGCCCCCCGCTCTTCCTCTGCCGCCCAGACCACACCAGTCACTTCTCAAAAGACTTCCTGAAGACCATCTGCTACACCCCGACCTCATCCTCCATGAGCTCCAACCTGACCCGGAGCTCAAGCAGCGACAGCATCCACAGCGTCCGTGGGAAGCCCGGGTTGGTGAAGCAGCGCACGCAGGAGATCGAGACCCGGCTCCGGCTGGCGGGCCTCACGGTCTCGTCCCCGCTCAAGCGCTCTCACTCCCTCGCCAAGCTCGGGAGCCTCAACCTCTCGACGGAGGACCTGTCCAGTGAGGCCGACGTGTCCACCGTGGCTGACTCCCAGGATGCCAGGTTGAGCGAGTCTTCCTTCTTGCATGAGCCCCCAGTGGCCCCCAGGACCCCAACTGCAACCTCTAAACCATCAGGGAAATCTGCCCCGGAAAACTTGAAAAGCCCTTCGTGGATGAGCAAAAGCTGA